In Strix uralensis isolate ZFMK-TIS-50842 chromosome 7, bStrUra1, whole genome shotgun sequence, the following proteins share a genomic window:
- the LOC141946209 gene encoding collagen alpha-1(XIII) chain-like has protein sequence MEGMLEEKSWKGIGEAAFDRGCVAPPRTSDGERCCRLPLLLGSGLPGVSLLSLVLSLLLYFRTSDLQSRVSHLEADRPTQLPAWLSADQMETAILGRVDQLLDEKLKFHLPRHREVRETHQRCNCPAGWPTRAKVQR, from the exons at GGAGGGAATGTTGGAGGAGAAGAGTTGGAAAGGCATCGGCGAAGCAGCTTTTGACAGGGGGTGCGTGGCTCCCCCCAGGACCAGCGACGGGGAGAGATGCTGCCGCCTCCCTCTCCTGCTGGGCTCGGGGCTGCCCGGCGTCTCCCTGCTCTCTCTGGTGCTGAGCCTCCTGCTGTACTTTCGAACCTCCGATCTGCAGTCCCGGGTGTCCCACTTGGAAGCGGACAGGCCCACACAGCTCCCTGCCTGGCTCTCAGCAGACCAAATGGAGACAGCTATTTTGGGAAGAGTTGACCAACTGCTTGATGAG AAATTAAAGTTCCACTTGCCAAGACACCGAGAAGTTCGAGAGACACACCAGCGATGCAACTGCCCGGCAG GGTGGCCCACGAGAGCAAAGGTGCAGCGGTAA